The Bacillota bacterium DNA segment GCCGGTCCTGGCATAATTCCATCACCGGCCCGATATATTCATCGGGGACCACGATCCTGGCATCCACGTAGGGTTCCGAGATCTCCTCAATCTCATTTTGAGCTGGGAACTTGGCGGGATTGTCCACTTCGAGGGTGGTCCCGCGGGTGGTCACTACCCGATACACTACACTGGGGGCCGTCGTAATCAGGTTGATATCAAACTCCCGTTCCAGACGTTCCTGGACAATCTCCATATGCAACAGGCCAAGGAACCCACAGCGAAAACCAAAACCCAAAGCCACGGAAGTTTCCGGCTCAAAGGTCAAGGCCGCATCGTTAAGCTGTAGTTTCTCCAAGGCATCTCGCAGACTGGTGAAGTCTTCGTTTTCCACCGGGTAAAGCCCGCAGAAAACCATGGGCCGCGCCGGCCGGTATCCCGGCAGCGGAGCTGCTGCTGGTTTATCCAGATGGGTGACGGTATCTCCCACCCGGCTGTCCTTCACTTCCTTCATGTTGGCCAAAAGGCAGCCCACCTCGCCGGGCCCTAACTTTTCCACTGGCTGCATATCCGGTCGGAATACCCCCAGCTGTTCCACCTGGAACTCCCGCTGGTTGGACATCAACTTGATCCGATCCTTTACCTTGACAGTACCTTCCATCACCCGTACATAGGCGACCACACCCCGGTAACTGTCGAAGTGGGAATCGAAGATCAAAGCCTTTAGGGGGGCATCGGCGCTGCCTGTAGGCGGCGGGATCCGCTGTACGATCGCCTCCAGCACCTCCTCGATCCCTTGGCCCGTCTTGGCACTGACCAGCAGGGCCTCATCGGGGCCAAACCCGATGGTATCCTCCAGCTCCTGGAGTACCCGCTCTGGATCTGCACTGGGCAGATCGATTTTGTTGATCACCGGGATAATCTCCAGATCATGTTCCAACGCCATGTATAGATTCGCCAGGGTCTGGGCCTCAATCCCTTGGGTGGCATCCACCACCAACAGCGCCC contains these protein-coding regions:
- the lepA gene encoding elongation factor 4 is translated as MLYLVYGGWIRTMQNRIRNFCIIAHIDHGKSTLADRLIEKTNTLSQREMTDQVLDRLDLERERGITIKLQAVRLDYPARDGQQYILNLIDTPGHVDFSYEVSRSLAACEGALLVVDATQGIEAQTLANLYMALEHDLEIIPVINKIDLPSADPERVLQELEDTIGFGPDEALLVSAKTGQGIEEVLEAIVQRIPPPTGSADAPLKALIFDSHFDSYRGVVAYVRVMEGTVKVKDRIKLMSNQREFQVEQLGVFRPDMQPVEKLGPGEVGCLLANMKEVKDSRVGDTVTHLDKPAAAPLPGYRPARPMVFCGLYPVENEDFTSLRDALEKLQLNDAALTFEPETSVALGFGFRCGFLGLLHMEIVQERLEREFDINLITTAPSVVYRVVTTRGTTLEVDNPAKFPAQNEIEEISEPYVDARIVVPDEYIGPVMELCQDRRGEYQGMEYLGPGRAMLKYHLPLSEILMDFFDRLKSNTRGYGTLDYEFLGYRQTDAVKLDILLNGKPVDALSCIVHRSKAQSRGRALANKLKDVIPRQLFTVPVQAAVGNKVLARTNIKALRKDVTAKCYGGDVSRKRKLLEKQKEGKKRMKAIGNIEIPQEAFMAILSIDDE